One window of the Bacteroidales bacterium genome contains the following:
- a CDS encoding type B 50S ribosomal protein L31: MKKDIHPKNYRLVAFKDMSNDHTFITRSTANSRETIEIDGVEYPLIKLEISNTSHPFYTGKMKLVDTAGRVDKFMNRYKDHYKKK; the protein is encoded by the coding sequence ATGAAAAAGGACATTCATCCTAAAAATTACCGATTGGTGGCATTTAAAGATATGTCAAATGACCATACCTTTATCACCCGTTCTACAGCCAATTCACGTGAAACAATTGAAATAGACGGCGTCGAATATCCATTAATCAAACTGGAGATTTCTAATACATCCCATCCGTTTTATACAGGAAAAATGAAATTGGTGGATACTGCCGGACGCGTTGATAAATTTATGAATCGCTACAAAGATCATTACAAGAAAAAATAA